The Ahaetulla prasina isolate Xishuangbanna chromosome 4, ASM2864084v1, whole genome shotgun sequence genome has a window encoding:
- the LOC131198500 gene encoding perforin-1-like, translated as MLRLHLFFMVYLASFHFSLPFHNSECDTYLGHVCKNHVNFVPGHNYIGEGVDITTLEKKGAYVVDISKWQGPNGTCTLCRNHKMGEQLQRLPLVGVDWRQKENCQQEASNFVDELDIDVANAVAKEVKNDWEMELAEDFVKDDLGFSKAQVAFAGSHSNMAIWAYQKTREDRYSFLRNEIACEHYSLRLQTNPLLSFHFARAISKLPLSHDLEEYQHFISIYGTHYINRVYLGGRARYLLALKTCVMTLMGLTAENVKVCFDMETSLKHRGLWGSISFHSKCAKVWFGKSKSSFHDLHMTQHTEVVGGHKRMLFSESRDVHHLTEWIESTKRTPGLVSYSLLPLHTLLNKTDPRRNFLKQVIVSYIKRRALRRDCRQSCPKNFNSWVRKCTCMCIPNGVINDKCCGTEMGRAYLRFYVDSGSGLWGDYFSSTDAYVKIFFQNQERRTRVIGGNNNPQWSENLNFGAVTLDGNDNFVMEVWDSEVWHDELLHRCNGRLRSGLSNWHKCYLQHGHVKFYYVLTCAPTLTGSSCRDYVPLHLPTSHFNDTNPDWETSWSLKFRT; from the exons ATGCTCCGTCTTCATCTCTTCTTCATGGTTTACCTTGCTTCCTTccatttctccctccccttccacaACAGCGAATGCGATACATACCTCGGACATGTCTGCAAGAATCATGTCAATTTCGTACCAGGCCATAATTACATCGGGGAGGGAGTTGATATCACCACTCTGGAGAAGAAAGGGGCTTATGTGGTGGACATCAGCAAGTGGCAGGGACCCAATGGGACATGTACCCTGTGTCGGAATCATAAGATGGGTGAGCAGCTGCAGAGGCTTCCCCTGGTTGGGGTAGACTGGCGGCAGAAGGAAAACTGCCAACAAGAAGCGAGCAACTTTGTGGATGAGTTAGATATAGATGTGGCCAACGCAGTAGCCAAAGAAGTGAAGAATGACTGGGAAATGGAGTTGGCCGAGGATTTCGTGAAGGACGACCTGGGGTTCTCCAAAGCGCAAGTTGCTTTTGCTGGCTCTCACTCTAATATGGCCATTTGGGCCTATCAGAAAACCCGTGAAGACAGATACAGCTTTCTGAGGAATGAGATCGCATGCGAGCATTACAG TTTGAGGCTTCAGACAAATCCTCTGCTATCCTTCCATTTTGCTCGGGCCATCAGCAAGTTGCCCCTCAGTCACGACCTTGAGGAATACCAGCATTTCATCAGTATCTACGGCACCCATTATATCAACCGGGTGTATCTAGGAGGACGAGCTCGTTACTTGCTGGCTTTGAAAACTTGTGTCATGACTTTAATGGGGCTCACGGCTGAGAATGTCAAGGTCTGTTTCGATATGGAGACAAGCCTGAAACATAGAGGGCTTTGGGGATCTATTTCCTTCCATTCCAAATGTGCCAAGGTCTGGTTTGGGAAATCTAAATCCAGCTTCCATGACCTTCATATGACCCAGCACACAGAGGTGGTTGGCGGCCACAAAAGAATGCTCTTCTCGGAAAGCAGAGATGTGCATCATCTCACAGAATGGATTGAGAGTACCAAAAGGACACCGGGGTTGGTGTCTTATTCCCTTTTACCTCTACACACCTTGTTGAACAAAACAGACCCCAGGCGGAATTTTTTGAAGCAAGTCATTGTGAGCTACATCAAAAGAAGAGCCCTAAGAAGAGATTGTCGCCAAAGCTGTCCCAAGAACTTCAACAGCTGGGTACGAAAGTGCACTTGCATGTGTATACCCAACGGTGTCATCAACGACAAATGTTGTGGCACCGAGATGGGCAGGGCTTACCTCAGGTTCTATGTGGATAGCGGATCCGGTCTTTGGGGTGACTATTTTTCCTCCACTGACGCCTACGTCAAAATTTTTTTCCAAAACCAGGAAAGGCGCACTAGGGTCATTGGTGGGAACAACAACCCTCAGTGGTCAGAAAATCTGAACTTCGGGGCTGTCACGCTGGACGGCAATGACAACTTTGTGATGGAGGTTTGGGACAGCGAAGTCTGGCATGATGAACTCTTACATCGATGTAACGGGAGGCTGAGGTCAGGCCTTAGCAACTGGCACAAATGCTACCTCCAACATGGACACGTTAAGTTCTATTACGTGTTGACATGTGCCCCCACTCTGACTGGGTCCAGCTGCCGTGATTATGTCCCTTTGCATCTGCCAACCTCCCATTTCAATGACACTAATCCTGACTGGGAAACTTCATGGTCACTCAAATTTCGTACCTAG